GCCTTTGCATGCAACTCAAGTACGTAAAAGTGGAAATTAACGGGTTACAGACCGTGTACATTGTGCATGTGACGTACATAGCACATCTTGCCTTTCTTTGTACCGCAAATCCACACCTCTTTTCCCCCTATAGTCTCATCCAAACATTGAGAACAACAGGATGTAGTCTTTTGTGTACACACACAACATTGACCCTGTAGCAGATAGTTCGTTTCagttccgtctttttgttttctcttTCGTTTAGTTGGAGTGAGATGAGCAGCTAATCCTGATCTTGGTGCCAATGATCCACAAGCAAGGAGGGGACTCACATCATCTATCACATCCAGACGCCGTCGGATTGATGCCAATCCACCCATGTTGTCGTAGTTGTTGTCAATCAACTCATCTGCAAGTGTAGCATAAAATTCCTTCTGAGTTGTCTTAGTATTGGTGGATTGGTGATAAACTAGCCAAGAGTCAACCACAATCATTCCGAAAATAGTCATGTTGACTCGCATGGACCAGTCATGTGTACCCAGCTTTCGCTCCAGCATTAGAGTGTCCTGCCGGTGTCTATTGTGTCTGTCAATCATAGGACAGCATGTATAGTAAATCTCAGCTGCCTTTGGTTGCGGAACACTCAGCAGCACCAGGGATGGCTGTGCATTGGGAGCTTCATCTACCTGCCTCCATTGTTGCCTTTGAAACTTTTTCCCGGGCTCAAGTGAAGAGGCAGTTGCAATGAAGTATCTTCTCTCTCGATCCATCCAAACAAATGAGAGCATGGATGCCTGACCACTGGAGTCCCTAGTTATGAGCCCACTTTGATCTCCTTGTTGATGCAATTCTTTGTTTGATAGGTAGTTCATGGGGTATCTTCTTGTTACTGTTTTGATGACACCGATAAATCGCAATCCTACTCTCATCAGTTCCCCAGCACTGAAGCAAAGTAGCTATCTGCACATACAATGTGGTCAGACATTGTCCATGGCTGTACAAGATACTTGAGAATCATTGTACCATGAAGAGTTTCTCTGTGACGCTCTCCATTAAGTGCTTCTTCTGCTGCTGTCTTTACCAACCTTAGCAGAAGCATGACGCCACTGCTACCGCAAGCAGTGTTATGAATCTCACACCCGTTCTCCGGCTTTCTATCAATTGCAACATACATGGGGAGTCCATGATTTATCCAATGGCCACCCTGTCCATACCACCGTGATATTGATTCGTCGATGCAAAGAAGATCAGATGGTCTGAACCGATTTTCACGGTGAGCATTAAATTGCTGAACAAAGCCATCTACCATAGTCCACCAAACGCTTTCATTCCCCATTTCAGCAAACAAATGATCAGCTCGTTTGGTCCAGCAAAGGCACTGCCACACTTTGTCAAATCTTTCCCGAGACATCCCAGTCCTACCAAAAGCTGGAGCCGGCACATACTTTGAGGTGCTCCTTGTCAACCAAAGGCTTGCCCTTGCCAAAAACTCGAAGCGTGTGGCAAGGATTAATACACCAAAGAACTTTAGCATCTCTCCATTTGAGATTTCCTTTTGACCCATAGAAGAAAGAACTTTCCTTGTCTCATCTGACATTGTATTGAGGGTTGTAGTTGGAAACATCATTAGAAAGTAATCCAGACATGAAACAGATCTTCGTGAATCAGTACCTTGACCAAAAATTTCACCAACAGTATTTTTAACACCCCACGGCCGGAAGGAGACTTCTCCATTCATTTGACATTTAGTTGCATTGCTGTTGTTATACCAGAATGTTCCGTGGGTATCCGCATTGGGCGCTACATCTCGGTCCATGGGTTGATCTTCAGAGTCCAACCCAGTATTTTCATCTCCATTATTGTTACCCGTCACTTGAGCTAGTCCTGGATGGATATCCATAGGTATGGGGGGTATAGGAGTGTACGGAATGGGAGTTTGTGTCTCCTCGGGATAATCAGAGTGTGCTTCCTCTCGCGGAAGCAAAGACAGCGATGCTTGGTCAAGGTTTGATATTTCACAATTGCGATTGGTGATATTAAGCGCAGAAGGCGCAAATAATTTCACTCTTCGAATATTCAATGTTTTCACCCTGAAAGTTCCTCCCCCGAGATAATATTGTGCCTTTATGTTGGTTGTCGACCGATTGGTTCGAAAGCCTGGAGTCACCAGCACTTCTGAAATTACTCCTTGCACCATTTTTGAATTCCACAAGGCACCATATCTACGACGACATTTGGCTTCGCAGGTGACAGCAGTGGCCTTAGTTTCGACCCAACTACCCACTTCTCTCCGGGGATCATTTCTGGTTGTCATGGTTATTTTATTGTACAGTTGTAACAACCTTAATAGTCAAACAAATGCTCAAGATGGGCAAGCAGAACACGTTTAAAGGTTTTtaaaaaattgaaaaaattACTAAATTTTTCGTTCGGTATCCTCAACAATCAAAGCATGCTCGGACTCTATTGAAATTGAAAGCATGCCACCTCTATCCCATAACACAAAAAACACGCTGATAGAAATAACGGCAAACGTTGCAACCGACAGCTTTGTTGTGATTACTTCGGTTGAAAAATGCACCTCAATTGAGGAGTAGCTCCTCAATTGAGGTGCAcagtagaatagacactagaAAACTGGaacaataacgggctagaatcatctaaggaaccgaaaggatcccgcaaactttcgtagacgaccaaaggcgtaaaaacataagattatagacttgtcagatagacttagggatatgaacccctcatgtaccgcttgacgtagggttttctagtccccacacatcgaaaccataaacatagacatggacatggagagatgtgtcccctcaaaaccactatgggaaaagtagggatccacaacttgtaaaataaaaacttcgacactgcatgcaatgacatgtagtactgcaaatgcaatttgttccaaTACTgtcttcatcgaaacgggaaagtcggcaaacccttcttcacttgaatcaatataaaatttgacgcataagattctaTTGTACTGGAGCTGACTGCgcctttgttagcgcattggctaagtttgtctccgatggctcataagcaatcttgatagctcccattgcgacattctctcgtacaaagtgatatgcaatagcattactcttcttcttcaacactgattccggcgctgtagtattgtgtaccaccgacatattgtcgcacaaaactctagccggaccatcgatcggaatacccatcatccgtaacttataccttaaACCCTGAATCATCTCCGTGGcaatctttaacgcaacaaactcacttccgaacgaagacgtttcaactgaattctgacgcttcgaaaaccacataatcggagcacAATTGAgataaatcaaaacacctgttcgtgaacaacaagtgactttgtctccagcatggtcagcgtcaacaaaagcagttatctccacagccctacCGTGcggcttcggagcattcggcggaataggttcctttacattaccataaaaatccgtccaatctgcaccatctataaaatggttctcaatatcagcatacgaatcatcaaacacaaatcgtgacctgttgtgagatttcaaataatCGTCCTATGTGTGTCATAGccaccgaagcagaactcggtgccctcttttacaaTGCCAAGGACgctaccgctttccgggtcactctcgacgaacttggccaCATTCAGCCACCTACCCCTATTCAGACCGATAACGCTTGTGCATCCggcattgccaacgaaact
The window above is part of the Phaeodactylum tricornutum CCAP 1055/1 PHATR_bd_17x31 genomic scaffold, whole genome shotgun sequence genome. Proteins encoded here:
- a CDS encoding predicted protein, with amino-acid sequence MTTRNDPRREVGSWVETKATAVTCEAKCRRRYGALWNSKMVQGVISEVLVTPGFRTNRSTTNIKAQYYLGGGTFRVKTLNIRRVKLFAPSALNITNRNCEISNLDQASLSLLPREEAHSDYPEETQTPIPYTPIPPIPMDIHPGLAQVTGNNNGDENTGLDSEDQPMDRDVAPNADTHGTFWYNNSNATKCQMNGEVSFRPWGVKNTVGEIFGQGTDSRRSVSCLDYFLMMFPTTTLNTMSDETRKVLSSMGQKEISNGEMLKFFGVLILATRFEFLARASLWLTRSTSKYVPAPAFGRTGMSRERFDKVWQCLCWTKRADHLFAEMGNESVWWTMVDGFVQQFNAHRENRFRPSDLLCIDESISRWYGQGGHWINHGLPMYVAIDRKPENGCEIHNTACGSSGVMLLLRLVKTAAEEALNGERHRETLHGTMILKYLVQPWTMSDHICWGTDESRIAIYRCHQNKLHQQGDQSGLITRDSSGQASMLSFVWMDRERRYFIATASSLEPGKKFQRQQWRQVDEAPNAQPSLVLLSVPQPKAAEIYYTCCPMIDRHNRHRQDTLMLERKLGTHDWSMRVNMTIFGMIVVDSWLVYHQSTNTKTTQKEFYATLADELIDNNYDNMGGLASIRRRLDVIDDV